From the Borrelia puertoricensis genome, one window contains:
- a CDS encoding TraR/DksA family transcriptional regulator has protein sequence MHKSNFEHEFVEKMRNFLLESKKEILNSIRSVEDSKREIINNDMHLKDIIDIAFDNMDGNNLEALSSVEKKKLHLINQALYRISQNTYGNCLACDKSIAKERLEAIPYAFLCISCQTKKEKKSKRSI, from the coding sequence ATGCATAAAAGTAATTTTGAGCATGAATTTGTTGAAAAGATGCGAAATTTTCTTTTAGAATCAAAAAAAGAAATATTAAATTCTATAAGATCTGTTGAGGATAGTAAAAGAGAGATCATTAATAATGATATGCATTTAAAGGACATCATTGATATTGCATTTGATAATATGGATGGAAATAATCTTGAAGCTTTAAGTTCAGTTGAGAAAAAGAAGTTGCATTTAATAAATCAGGCGCTTTATAGAATTTCCCAAAATACTTATGGTAATTGTTTGGCATGTGATAAGAGTATTGCAAAAGAAAGACTTGAGGCTATTCCTTATGCATTTTTATGTATAAGTTGTCAGACTAAAAAAGAAAAAAAGAGCAAGCGATCAATTTAA
- the infA gene encoding translation initiation factor IF-1: MNTKEEAIETEGIVKESLPNTMFRVELKNGHLVLAHLSGKMRKHFIKIVPGDKVKVELSPYDLTKGRIVYREK; encoded by the coding sequence TTGAACACTAAAGAAGAAGCTATTGAAACTGAAGGTATTGTTAAAGAATCTCTCCCTAACACAATGTTTAGGGTAGAACTTAAAAATGGGCATTTAGTTTTAGCTCATCTATCTGGAAAGATGAGAAAACATTTTATAAAAATAGTTCCTGGAGATAAAGTGAAGGTTGAGCTATCACCTTATGATCTTACAAAAGGGAGAATAGTATATAGAGAAAAATAA
- a CDS encoding tetratricopeptide repeat protein yields the protein MGRNFLIWFLMSFMFASFLSCSNIRAMSLMAIGNYEYIRGDYQGAISTYYDLVDDKQATSWGYYNLGIVYYSLGEYESSLRMFSYAKRDNDSFLNFNINYNEGIIYYNQGLYRKAEVAFKEALRINPASYNAKYNLELAIIKKRTIPEDLDSLSVKRSQNFIENNENFLRYIENLERVLWVTRSEEQTVSLQEDW from the coding sequence ATGGGACGAAACTTTTTAATTTGGTTTTTAATGAGTTTTATGTTTGCATCCTTTTTATCTTGTTCTAATATTAGAGCTATGTCTCTTATGGCCATTGGTAATTATGAATATATTAGAGGTGATTATCAGGGTGCGATTTCCACTTATTATGATCTTGTAGATGATAAGCAAGCTACGTCGTGGGGTTATTATAATCTTGGGATTGTATATTATTCTTTAGGAGAGTATGAAAGCTCTCTTCGGATGTTTTCGTATGCAAAAAGAGATAATGATTCCTTTTTGAATTTTAATATAAACTATAATGAGGGAATAATATACTATAATCAAGGACTTTATCGAAAAGCAGAGGTGGCATTTAAGGAAGCTTTAAGGATCAATCCTGCAAGTTATAATGCTAAATATAATCTTGAACTTGCAATAATTAAAAAAAGAACTATTCCAGAAGATTTAGATAGTTTAAGTGTTAAGAGAAGTCAAAATTTTATTGAGAACAATGAAAATTTTTTAAGGTATATTGAAAATCTTGAGAGGGTTTTATGGGTAACAAGATCAGAAGAACAAACTGTGTCTTTGCAAGAAGATTGGTGA
- a CDS encoding vWA domain-containing protein encodes MSIGNYYAFYLFIILFLVLFLYIYNFRKALPLFKTLSLMYVNNAYIKNYYIKKILMMFFFVLSLGSLIVSILDISWGQKATEDKRSNLRISFVVDISRSMLTFDEGKSINRLESAKNFIGLILNNFENVEYSLTVFKGKSLLVLPFSKDKASLHKMLNYIEPNLISFPGSFLGEGVFSTIQGIKDGSYYNFLVILTDGDEWGENNYYIFPKLVDALNLTSFVVGIGSNKPSPLIDNNLSVKDKNGNVVEAMLDEDNLYLLTSSLKGSYYNLYLKGTNYVINEIRNDIMKKSSSDILLIGILRYKLFLAISFLFIVLYLFVKVIKWDETF; translated from the coding sequence ATGAGTATAGGCAATTATTATGCTTTTTACTTGTTTATAATTTTATTTTTAGTTCTTTTTTTATATATTTATAATTTTAGAAAAGCGCTTCCATTGTTTAAGACTTTAAGTCTTATGTATGTTAATAATGCTTACATTAAAAATTATTATATAAAAAAAATTCTTATGATGTTCTTTTTTGTATTGAGTCTGGGTTCTTTAATTGTTTCTATCTTGGATATTTCTTGGGGGCAAAAAGCTACTGAGGATAAAAGATCAAATTTAAGGATATCTTTTGTTGTTGATATTTCTCGTAGTATGTTAACCTTTGATGAAGGAAAATCGATTAATAGGCTTGAGAGTGCTAAGAATTTTATTGGTTTGATTTTAAATAATTTTGAGAATGTTGAGTATTCACTTACTGTTTTTAAAGGTAAATCCTTGTTAGTGTTGCCATTTTCTAAGGATAAAGCTAGCTTACATAAGATGTTAAATTATATTGAGCCTAATTTAATAAGTTTTCCTGGTAGTTTTTTAGGTGAAGGAGTTTTTAGTACCATACAGGGAATAAAAGATGGTTCTTATTATAATTTTTTGGTAATTTTAACAGATGGAGATGAATGGGGTGAGAATAATTATTATATTTTTCCTAAGTTGGTTGATGCACTTAATCTTACAAGCTTTGTAGTTGGGATTGGAAGTAATAAGCCATCTCCTTTGATTGATAATAATTTAAGTGTTAAGGATAAAAATGGCAATGTAGTGGAAGCCATGCTTGATGAGGATAATTTGTATCTTTTAACGTCTTCTCTTAAGGGTTCTTATTATAATTTATATTTAAAAGGTACTAATTATGTTATTAATGAGATAAGGAATGATATAATGAAAAAAAGTTCAAGTGATATTTTGCTTATTGGTATTCTAAGATATAAGCTTTTTTTAGCTATCTCTTTTTTATTTATAGTATTGTATCTATTTGTTAAGGTCATTAAATGGGACGAAACTTTTTAA
- a CDS encoding vWA domain-containing protein — translation MLTFNEPLYLFLLIILPLIIYFSHFFKSRGGKVKFPISIYGNFGSIKLKDYGLNLLYFMTYALFYLAMTVMILTLAGPSISKKKTTYLSSGADIVIVLDISPSMGAIEFSSKNRLEFAKELIKYFVYQRENDNIGLVAFAKEASLIVPLTIDRDFFSKKLDDIYIMDLGNGSALGLGISIALSHLKHSEAPRRSVIVLTDGVVNSDEVYKDQVINLAQGLNVKIYSIGIGSSEELSVGFKLRSGRFYQGTLREIYDSSMIFEISSKTGGLFYSVGDDFSFKLAIQDFSKKENVERKVKISVDNDGVHNEFLLVIFFLLILYFILSKVFLEEVL, via the coding sequence ATGTTAACATTCAATGAGCCTTTATATTTATTTTTACTTATAATTCTTCCATTAATAATTTATTTTAGCCATTTTTTTAAGAGTAGAGGAGGAAAAGTTAAATTTCCAATATCTATTTATGGAAACTTTGGTTCTATAAAATTAAAGGATTATGGATTGAATTTGCTATATTTTATGACTTATGCTTTATTTTATTTAGCAATGACAGTTATGATCTTAACCTTAGCAGGTCCTTCTATTTCGAAGAAGAAAACGACTTATCTTAGTAGTGGAGCTGATATTGTTATTGTTCTGGATATATCTCCTAGCATGGGTGCTATTGAATTTTCATCTAAAAATAGACTTGAATTTGCAAAAGAATTGATTAAATATTTTGTTTATCAGAGAGAAAATGACAATATTGGATTGGTAGCTTTTGCTAAGGAAGCTTCTTTGATAGTTCCACTTACAATTGATAGAGATTTTTTTTCTAAAAAATTAGATGATATTTATATTATGGATCTTGGCAATGGTTCTGCTTTGGGCCTTGGTATTTCCATTGCTCTTTCTCATTTAAAGCATTCGGAAGCACCTAGGAGATCAGTGATTGTTTTAACAGATGGTGTAGTTAATTCGGATGAAGTTTATAAGGATCAGGTAATAAATCTTGCTCAAGGATTAAATGTTAAAATTTACTCTATTGGAATTGGTAGCAGTGAAGAGCTTAGTGTTGGGTTTAAATTGAGATCTGGTAGGTTTTATCAAGGTACTTTAAGAGAGATTTATGATTCTAGTATGATTTTTGAGATTTCAAGTAAAACAGGAGGACTTTTTTATTCTGTAGGCGATGATTTTTCATTTAAACTTGCAATACAGGATTTTTCGAAAAAGGAAAATGTGGAGAGAAAGGTTAAAATTTCGGTTGATAATGATGGTGTTCACAATGAATTTTTATTGGTAATATTTTTCTTATTAATCCTTTACTTCATTTTATCTAAGGTCTTTTTAGAAGAGGTGTTATGA
- a CDS encoding DUF58 domain-containing protein produces MQYDNESNASTKTKIKALKFFSRKMLLELNFGGYRSIFKGLGLEFHEFRPYEETDDARFIDWNVSSKADSIFSKVFREDKGMNLHLLVDNSLSMSLGSLTSKKEIQDLLVSIFAHMAFFNNDKIGITFFSSETDKFISSRKGHSHLGRILNETINRRLKRGSNLTYVFKNTAEYYKKRSLIIIISDFKASNYFKSLTVLSKRHNIIAIRLTDFFDENLPQYGFLTYEDIETCEDFLTSGFSKTILNSYKNYWTLDKIKWRKECIKRGINFIEISTKDDVFRKLKALLKKENDI; encoded by the coding sequence ATGCAATATGATAATGAATCAAATGCTAGTACTAAGACTAAGATAAAAGCTTTAAAATTTTTCTCCAGAAAAATGCTTTTGGAGCTTAATTTTGGTGGATATCGTTCTATTTTTAAGGGTCTTGGTCTTGAATTTCATGAGTTTAGACCTTATGAGGAGACGGATGACGCTAGATTTATTGATTGGAATGTTAGTTCGAAAGCGGATAGCATCTTCTCTAAGGTTTTTAGAGAAGATAAGGGAATGAATCTTCATTTACTTGTTGATAATTCTCTTTCAATGAGTCTGGGAAGCTTGACTAGTAAAAAGGAAATTCAAGATTTATTAGTTTCTATTTTTGCTCATATGGCATTTTTTAATAATGATAAGATAGGTATAACTTTTTTCTCAAGTGAAACGGATAAGTTTATTTCATCTCGAAAGGGGCATTCACATTTAGGGCGAATTTTAAATGAGACAATAAATAGGCGCCTTAAGAGAGGAAGTAATTTAACTTATGTATTTAAAAATACAGCTGAATATTATAAGAAGAGATCTTTAATTATCATTATTTCAGATTTTAAAGCCAGTAATTATTTTAAATCTTTAACTGTTCTTAGTAAACGTCATAATATTATTGCAATAAGGCTTACAGATTTTTTTGATGAAAATCTTCCTCAATATGGATTTTTAACTTATGAAGATATTGAAACTTGTGAAGATTTTTTGACCTCTGGATTTAGTAAAACGATATTGAATAGTTATAAAAATTATTGGACATTAGATAAAATCAAATGGAGAAAAGAATGTATAAAAAGAGGTATTAATTTTATAGAAATTAGTACTAAAGATGATGTTTTTAGAAAGCTAAAAGCTCTTTTAAAAAAGGAGAATGATATTTGA
- a CDS encoding AAA family ATPase: MKSSFQIDSEVENALGLINKFRREVASRILGQREMIDAILMGILTEGHVLLEGVPGLAKTLTIQTVSDVLDLGFKRLQFTPDLLPSDLTGNMVYKSTTGTFKVRKGPVFSNIILADEINRAPAKVQSALLEAMSERQVTLGDETHKLPDPFFVLATQNPIEQEGTYNLPEAQLDRFLLKINVKYPSIQDEIKLLKIFSVDGGLENIKVAKIMNAYSLADLKRTIGKVKVDDKIMLYIVTLIAASRENDKKTYPFTKYIEFGASPRASLSLLKCARVNALYEGRLFVLPEDVKSVAYNVLRHRITPSYEAEVEEMNTDDIIKILLSAVALP; encoded by the coding sequence ATGAAAAGTAGTTTTCAAATAGATTCTGAAGTAGAGAATGCATTAGGTTTAATAAATAAGTTTAGAAGAGAAGTTGCAAGTAGAATCCTTGGTCAAAGGGAAATGATAGATGCTATTTTAATGGGAATTTTGACTGAAGGTCATGTTTTGCTTGAAGGTGTACCAGGCCTTGCTAAAACATTGACGATTCAAACAGTTTCAGATGTTCTTGATCTTGGGTTTAAGAGATTACAATTTACTCCGGACCTTTTGCCTTCTGATCTTACAGGTAATATGGTATATAAGAGTACGACAGGGACTTTTAAGGTTAGAAAGGGGCCTGTATTTTCAAATATTATTTTAGCGGATGAAATTAATAGAGCACCTGCAAAGGTTCAATCAGCACTTCTTGAGGCAATGAGTGAGCGTCAAGTAACTCTTGGAGATGAGACACATAAGCTTCCTGATCCATTCTTTGTTCTTGCAACACAAAATCCAATTGAACAAGAGGGGACTTATAATTTGCCAGAAGCTCAACTTGATAGATTTTTGTTAAAGATTAATGTGAAATATCCTTCTATTCAAGATGAAATTAAGCTTCTTAAAATATTCTCAGTGGATGGCGGACTTGAGAATATTAAAGTTGCAAAAATAATGAATGCTTATTCTTTAGCAGATCTCAAGCGTACAATTGGAAAGGTTAAGGTAGATGATAAGATAATGCTTTATATCGTTACTTTAATAGCGGCTTCTCGTGAAAATGACAAAAAAACTTATCCATTTACTAAATATATTGAGTTTGGAGCATCTCCTAGGGCATCACTTAGTTTGCTCAAATGTGCTCGTGTTAATGCCCTTTATGAGGGGCGATTGTTTGTTCTTCCTGAAGATGTTAAGTCAGTGGCTTATAATGTGTTGAGACATAGAATTACTCCATCTTATGAGGCAGAGGTTGAGGAGATGAATACTGATGATATTATTAAGATACTTCTCTCAGCTGTGGCGCTTCCTTAA
- the rsmG gene encoding 16S rRNA (guanine(527)-N(7))-methyltransferase RsmG: MMNDFELSLKILGVPFTSKSIDKLRFYIDKVLLFDTRFNLVSNNDRNFDAVLLHVLDSVAGLPIIKDNNPRQVLDVGSGAGFPGIVLAIFDNFRKYILLERSNKKATFLRMISLELGLDNVEVLERDVDKEQNKYEFITIRAFRDIREYARILKLILKDGGLIMAYKGKLNKIKFEISHIECLFNKIEIRSSTMSDDKERNFLLLYK, encoded by the coding sequence ATGATGAATGATTTTGAACTTTCTTTGAAAATTTTAGGAGTTCCTTTTACTTCAAAAAGCATTGATAAATTAAGATTTTATATAGACAAAGTTTTATTATTTGATACTAGGTTTAACTTGGTGTCAAATAATGATCGAAATTTTGATGCAGTGCTTTTACATGTTCTAGATTCTGTAGCGGGATTGCCTATTATCAAAGATAATAATCCACGGCAAGTACTTGATGTAGGTAGTGGAGCTGGATTTCCAGGGATTGTTTTGGCTATTTTTGATAACTTTAGAAAGTATATTCTTCTTGAACGTAGCAATAAAAAAGCTACTTTTTTAAGGATGATTAGTTTAGAACTTGGTTTAGACAATGTTGAAGTATTAGAACGTGATGTTGATAAAGAGCAAAATAAATACGAATTTATTACAATCAGGGCTTTTAGAGATATAAGAGAATATGCAAGGATTTTGAAATTGATTTTGAAAGATGGGGGTTTGATTATGGCTTATAAGGGTAAATTAAATAAGATTAAGTTTGAAATTAGTCATATTGAATGCTTGTTTAACAAAATAGAAATAAGATCATCAACAATGAGTGATGATAAAGAGAGGAATTTTCTTTTGCTTTATAAGTAG